Proteins encoded by one window of Vitis riparia cultivar Riparia Gloire de Montpellier isolate 1030 chromosome 11, EGFV_Vit.rip_1.0, whole genome shotgun sequence:
- the LOC117924644 gene encoding class V chitinase-like translates to MASKTSILCLLFSLLSLLQLHRSTAQTVVKGAYWFPASGFPASSINSTLFTHLFCAFADLDPSTNKVTISSENANAFSTFTTTVQQKNPSVKTLLSIGGGSSNKTQYSSMASQASSRKAFIDSSITVARSNGFSGLDLDWEYPTTTTDMTNFGTLLTEWRAAVANESKNSGKAALLLTAAVYYASKYEGLSYPVSAISASLDWINAMAYDFYGPGWSQVTRLPAQLYDPGSQYNGNYGIVDWIQAGLSAKKIVLGFPFYGYAWRLVNANNHGLFAATSGAATAGDGSMGYNQIRQVIANGATKVYNSTYVGDYCYVNTTWIGYDDTPSISTKVSYAKGKGLLGYFAWHVGVDYNWVLSQTASQTWGS, encoded by the exons ATGGCTTCCAAGACGTCCATTCTCTGCCTTCTCTTCTCCCTCCTTTCTCTGCTCCAACTCCACCGCTCCACTGCGCAAACCGTGGTGAAAGGGGCCTACTGGTTTCCAGCCAGCGGATTCCCTGCCTCCAGTATCAATTCCACCCTTTTCACTCATCTTTTCTGTGCATTTGCGGATCTCGATCCCAGCACCAACAAAGTCACGATTTCCTCCGAAAACGCAAATGCATTCTCCACCTTCACCACCACTGTCCAACAAAAAAACCCTTCTGTCAAAACCCTTCTTTCCATCGGTGGAGGAAGCTCTAATAAGACCCAGTACTCCTCCATGGCCAGCCAAGCTAGTTCACGTAAAGCTTTCATCGATTCCTCCATAACTGTAGCAAGGTCCAATGGCTTTTCTGGTCTAGACCTCGACTGGGAGTACCCTACCACCACCACCGATATGACCAACTTCGGAACCCTCCTCACTGAATGGCGAGCTGCAGTTGCTAATGAGTCCAAAAACTCCGGCAAGGCTGCATTACTTCTAACCGCAGCAGTTTATTATGCATCAAAATACGAGGGATTGAGTTATCCTGTTAGCGCAATTTCAGCGAGTTTGGACTGGATCAACGCTATGGCCTACGACTTCTATGGCCCCGGTTGGTCTCAGGTAACCCGTTTGCCGGCTCAATTGTACGATCCGGGGAGTCAGTATAATGGCAATTATGGGATCGTAGATTGGATTCAGGCAGGTCTGTCCGCCAAGAAGATAGTACTGGGCTTTCCCTTCTATGGGTATGCATGGAGACTGGTGAATGCTAATAATCATGGTCTTTTCGCTGCCACGAGCGGAGCAGCTACGGCGGGAGATGGTTCGATGGGTTACAACCAGATCAGGCAGGTCATAGCGAATGGAGCTACGAAAGTGTACAACTCAACCTATGTGGGGGACTACTGCTATGTTAATACAACTTGGATAGGTTATGATGATACTCCAAGTATTTCCACCAAGGTTTCGTATGCTAAGGGAAAGGGGTTGCTCGGTTACTTCGCATGGCACGTTGGAGTGGATTACAACTGGGTCCTTTCTCAAACTG CATCACAGACGTGGGGCTCATAA